The following are encoded in a window of Paenibacillus polymyxa genomic DNA:
- a CDS encoding bifunctional aldolase/short-chain dehydrogenase gives MVQSLWISSQASEQKSTLEQLVYRSNLIGTDRSVCNWGGGNTSAKTMIQDFRGREVEVMYVKGSGSDLATMKAHNFTGLRMEDIRPLFEREDMSDEDMVAYLANCMIDAKHPRASIETLLHAFLPFRHVDHTHPDAIISLCCAHNGKEMAKEIFGDRFVWVPYIRPGFKLSKMIAQGVIDHPQAELVLMEKHGLVTWGETSEAAYAKTIEIIQEAESYIKARQEEKQAFGGAKYKALTSEERRSIASQVMPSVRGAVSDEKKMILTFDDAEDVLEFVNGRDSALLSQVGAACPDHLVHTKMKPLYVDWTPNVEDVEGLKVKLAEGIAAYKEQYQAYFERNRHEGDVMFEAAPRVILIPGIGMINTGKSWSNAQVSGALYHRAIAVMRGATTLGEFVSLSENESYNVEYWPLELYKLSLAPAEVEFSRKIAFITGGAGGIGSATARRLVDEGAHVVLADLNLEGAQKVAAEINSSYGENRAIAVKMDVTQEEQIQAAYAETALTYGGVDIIVNNAGLATSSPFDETSLKEWNLNVNVLGTGYFLVAREAFKLMKEQTLGGSMVFVGSKNSVYAGKNVTAYSSVKALEAHLARCIAAEGGEYGIRVNTILPDAILQGSAIWNSNWRNERATAYGIEPDQLEEHYRKRTTLLVNIYPQDIAEGIAFFASSKAEKTTGCMLTIDGGVPAAFTR, from the coding sequence ATGGTACAAAGTCTGTGGATTTCTTCACAAGCATCTGAGCAGAAAAGCACGCTGGAACAGCTCGTATACCGTTCTAACCTGATTGGCACAGATAGGAGTGTGTGCAACTGGGGAGGCGGCAACACTTCGGCCAAAACGATGATACAAGATTTTCGTGGGCGTGAAGTAGAAGTGATGTACGTTAAGGGCAGCGGTTCCGATCTAGCAACAATGAAAGCGCATAACTTCACAGGGCTTCGTATGGAGGATATTCGTCCTTTATTTGAAAGGGAAGATATGTCTGACGAGGATATGGTGGCATATTTGGCGAACTGTATGATAGATGCCAAGCATCCACGGGCTTCAATTGAGACGCTATTGCATGCTTTTCTGCCTTTTAGACATGTCGATCATACACACCCGGACGCGATTATTAGTTTGTGTTGTGCGCACAACGGTAAGGAAATGGCTAAGGAAATTTTCGGTGACCGTTTTGTATGGGTGCCTTATATCCGTCCTGGCTTTAAGCTGTCGAAAATGATTGCCCAAGGTGTAATCGATCATCCACAAGCTGAATTGGTATTGATGGAAAAGCATGGTCTGGTTACGTGGGGAGAGACATCCGAAGCGGCTTATGCGAAAACAATCGAAATCATTCAAGAAGCAGAAAGCTATATTAAAGCTCGTCAAGAGGAAAAGCAGGCGTTTGGAGGCGCAAAATATAAAGCGCTTACTTCTGAAGAGCGCCGAAGCATTGCGTCCCAAGTTATGCCATCCGTCCGGGGTGCAGTCAGTGATGAGAAAAAGATGATCCTTACCTTTGATGACGCGGAGGATGTGTTGGAGTTTGTAAACGGCCGAGATTCTGCTCTTTTATCCCAGGTTGGGGCAGCGTGCCCGGATCATCTGGTTCATACCAAGATGAAGCCACTCTATGTAGATTGGACACCGAATGTGGAGGACGTAGAGGGCCTGAAAGTTAAGCTCGCTGAGGGTATAGCGGCCTATAAGGAGCAGTACCAAGCTTATTTCGAGCGTAATCGGCATGAGGGAGATGTTATGTTTGAGGCTGCGCCACGTGTAATTTTGATTCCGGGTATTGGTATGATCAACACAGGAAAAAGCTGGAGCAACGCGCAGGTAAGCGGCGCCTTGTATCATCGTGCTATTGCTGTCATGCGAGGGGCAACGACGTTAGGAGAGTTTGTTTCGCTCAGTGAGAACGAGTCATATAACGTGGAATATTGGCCGCTGGAGCTTTATAAGCTGTCACTCGCACCAGCAGAAGTTGAATTTTCCCGTAAAATTGCGTTCATTACAGGCGGTGCAGGTGGGATTGGCAGTGCAACCGCGCGTCGCTTGGTGGATGAAGGTGCACATGTCGTACTGGCAGATCTGAATCTGGAAGGCGCGCAAAAGGTAGCCGCAGAGATAAATAGCAGCTACGGAGAAAACCGAGCCATCGCCGTAAAAATGGATGTGACGCAGGAGGAGCAAATTCAGGCTGCCTATGCAGAAACGGCATTGACCTATGGCGGTGTAGATATCATCGTCAACAATGCAGGCCTTGCTACATCCAGTCCGTTCGATGAAACATCGTTAAAGGAATGGAATTTAAATGTGAATGTGCTGGGAACGGGTTATTTTCTGGTTGCACGAGAAGCGTTTAAGCTCATGAAGGAGCAGACACTTGGTGGTAGCATGGTGTTCGTCGGCTCCAAAAACTCGGTCTACGCAGGTAAAAATGTAACAGCCTATAGCTCGGTCAAGGCGCTGGAAGCGCATTTAGCCCGTTGTATTGCCGCAGAAGGCGGTGAATATGGCATCCGTGTGAACACCATTTTGCCGGATGCCATTCTGCAAGGTTCGGCAATATGGAACTCCAATTGGCGCAACGAGCGCGCTACCGCCTACGGCATCGAGCCCGACCAGCTAGAGGAGCATTACCGCAAACGGACGACGCTGCTGGTTAACATTTACCCGCAGGATATCGCCGAGGGCATTGCCTTTTTCGCCTCATCCAAGGCAGAGAAAACGACAGGCTGTATGCTGACCATCGACGGTGGCGTCCCCGCAGCCTTTACGCGCTAG